A genome region from Staphylococcus capitis subsp. capitis includes the following:
- a CDS encoding ABC transporter ATP-binding protein, translating into MLKFDQVSKEFKDGNQIIEAVKSTSLTFDKGELIAIVGPSGSGKSTFLTMAGALQTPTHGEIYINDNQISQLSQKQLAKMRMKEIGFILQSTNLVPFLTIKQQFRLLKNYKKEVLSADEFEKLLNDLGLKEIENKLPSEVSGGQKQRVAIAKAIYTQPSIILADEPTASLDTENAMAVMSILKEQSKQRHKTCIIVTHDERLTQFCDKTYHMEDGYLKEEQ; encoded by the coding sequence ATGTTGAAGTTTGATCAAGTATCGAAAGAATTTAAAGATGGTAACCAAATAATTGAAGCCGTTAAATCAACATCTTTGACCTTTGATAAAGGAGAATTAATAGCCATTGTAGGGCCTTCTGGTTCCGGGAAAAGTACATTCCTAACAATGGCTGGCGCACTACAAACGCCTACACATGGGGAAATATATATTAATGACAATCAAATTTCTCAATTGAGTCAGAAACAACTTGCTAAAATGAGAATGAAAGAAATAGGTTTTATTCTACAATCTACGAATCTAGTGCCATTTCTAACGATCAAACAGCAATTTCGCTTATTGAAAAATTATAAAAAAGAAGTTTTAAGTGCTGACGAATTTGAAAAATTATTAAATGATTTAGGGTTGAAAGAAATAGAAAATAAATTACCGTCTGAAGTCTCAGGGGGACAAAAGCAGCGCGTAGCAATTGCTAAAGCAATTTATACCCAACCGTCGATTATTTTAGCAGACGAACCAACAGCTTCATTAGATACAGAAAATGCGATGGCGGTAATGAGCATTCTTAAAGAACAATCTAAACAACGTCATAAAACATGTATCATTGTGACGCATGATGAACGTTTAACACAATTTTGTGATAAAACGTATCATATGGAAGATGGCTATTTAAAAGAAGAGCAGTAA